Proteins found in one Solitalea lacus genomic segment:
- a CDS encoding ROK family protein → MNNTKLIGVDVGGSHVSASIIDFSTPFSQKILRDDINAFDSAATILGTIGKSIQKAAFDENVGAVGIAFPGPFDYEKGVSNIAFVGGKFESTFGLHVQQALKNITGLHNIPFVFANDAHCFAVGAHYQLKLNSKRAVFLTLGTGFGSAFMEGEELLYKHPDLPEVGAFYNEPFLDSNADDCFSTRWFLKEYKVRSEKEVATVKELAESKDDIAISIFKDFGSNMGAFLFPWLQKFKCDTLVIGGNISNAKLLFDSAFKAELKKLENLEIIYCNKTEECILTGAALIAKKKMSEVKLNQLNQEQYLEDIHEVRKTSQPLLPVSNTLKSDQSYTIFPSFKTNNSINIGHDLLAQGLLNEKTVVIDGFGGVLWEVFRKELQQSFDKYNKKVFWYDIAACLKTPEEINEMVAPSLNGDDPVFGKRYSGQLTDFFNEKKLALLKPEPEADLCIVYGTGAALSNWQGSIIYLDVPKNEIQYRMRARSITNLGSQELSSNQQMYKRYYFVDWPVLNKHKEELLNKIDYIVDEQRINEITWMSGEDFRGTLDDMLEQPFRARPWFEAGIWGGHWMKNKLDGLVQDEVNYAWSFELITPENGIVLDGNNHLLEVSFDFLLFRNNRKVLGKAAARFGNEFPIRFDFLDTFAGGNLSIQCHPRTQYIQENFGETFTQDETYYILDCEPDADVYLGFQDDINPGEFKQALLDAQNKGIEMPVEKYVQKFTANKHDLFLIPNGTVHASGKNNLVLEISSTPYIFTFKMYDWLRLDLNGQPRPINIEHAFNNLYFDRKGDYVPSNLISHPTVVKEWSDGRLVKLPTHPEHFYTVDRYEFTNDVTIATDEQCHCCMLVEGTEIEVIVDGKTSVFNYAETFVIPALVKEYTVRYRNNDKAYLVIAYVKNECCISN, encoded by the coding sequence ATGAACAATACAAAATTGATCGGGGTTGATGTGGGCGGAAGCCATGTTTCGGCTAGTATCATTGATTTTAGTACGCCGTTTAGTCAAAAGATCCTTAGAGATGACATTAATGCTTTTGACAGTGCAGCTACTATTTTAGGTACTATTGGAAAGAGCATCCAAAAAGCCGCTTTTGATGAAAATGTTGGGGCGGTAGGGATAGCTTTCCCTGGTCCCTTCGACTATGAAAAGGGTGTAAGCAACATTGCCTTTGTTGGCGGAAAGTTTGAATCAACTTTTGGCTTGCATGTACAACAAGCACTGAAAAATATTACCGGACTTCATAATATACCCTTCGTTTTTGCTAATGATGCACATTGCTTTGCTGTAGGAGCACATTATCAATTGAAGCTTAATAGTAAAAGGGCCGTATTTCTTACTCTTGGAACCGGATTTGGTTCAGCATTCATGGAAGGGGAGGAGCTCTTATATAAACACCCGGATTTACCGGAAGTTGGTGCTTTTTATAATGAACCTTTTCTAGACTCTAATGCTGATGATTGCTTTTCAACCCGTTGGTTTTTAAAAGAATATAAGGTAAGGTCGGAGAAAGAGGTTGCTACCGTTAAAGAGTTGGCAGAATCTAAGGATGACATTGCAATTTCAATATTTAAGGATTTTGGGTCTAATATGGGTGCATTCTTATTCCCATGGCTGCAAAAATTTAAATGTGATACGCTTGTTATTGGCGGAAACATAAGCAATGCCAAACTGCTCTTTGATAGTGCTTTTAAGGCTGAATTAAAGAAGCTGGAGAATTTAGAGATTATTTATTGTAATAAAACAGAAGAGTGCATTTTAACTGGAGCTGCACTTATTGCTAAAAAGAAAATGAGCGAAGTAAAATTAAATCAACTTAATCAGGAGCAATATTTAGAAGACATTCATGAGGTTCGTAAAACGAGCCAACCTTTGTTGCCTGTTTCCAATACCTTGAAGTCTGATCAATCCTATACCATCTTTCCATCCTTTAAAACAAATAACTCAATAAATATTGGTCATGATTTACTGGCCCAAGGTTTATTAAACGAAAAGACCGTTGTTATTGATGGTTTTGGAGGGGTATTGTGGGAGGTATTCCGTAAAGAGTTGCAACAAAGCTTCGATAAATATAATAAAAAGGTGTTTTGGTATGATATAGCGGCATGTCTGAAAACACCTGAAGAAATAAACGAAATGGTTGCACCGAGTTTAAATGGTGACGATCCGGTATTTGGAAAGAGATATTCTGGTCAACTGACAGATTTCTTCAATGAAAAGAAGTTGGCGTTATTAAAGCCGGAGCCGGAAGCTGATCTATGCATTGTATATGGTACCGGAGCTGCCTTAAGTAACTGGCAAGGATCAATTATATACTTAGATGTTCCCAAAAACGAAATTCAGTACCGTATGCGGGCCCGGAGTATTACCAACCTTGGATCACAGGAGTTGAGCTCAAATCAGCAAATGTATAAACGTTATTATTTTGTTGATTGGCCGGTGTTAAACAAGCATAAAGAGGAATTGCTTAATAAAATCGATTATATAGTTGATGAGCAGCGGATCAACGAAATAACCTGGATGAGTGGTGAGGATTTCAGAGGAACACTTGATGATATGCTGGAACAACCTTTTAGGGCAAGACCGTGGTTTGAAGCAGGAATTTGGGGTGGTCACTGGATGAAAAATAAGCTGGATGGCTTAGTTCAGGATGAAGTGAATTATGCCTGGTCATTTGAGTTAATAACTCCTGAAAATGGAATTGTGTTAGATGGTAACAATCATCTGTTAGAGGTTTCATTTGACTTTCTTTTATTCCGCAATAACAGAAAAGTGCTAGGTAAAGCTGCTGCTAGGTTTGGAAATGAGTTTCCGATCCGTTTCGATTTTCTAGATACGTTTGCCGGTGGTAATTTATCCATTCAATGCCATCCAAGAACTCAATATATACAGGAGAATTTTGGGGAAACTTTCACACAAGATGAAACTTATTATATACTTGATTGTGAACCTGACGCCGATGTTTATTTAGGGTTCCAGGATGATATCAATCCGGGGGAATTTAAACAGGCGCTGTTGGATGCGCAGAACAAGGGTATCGAGATGCCGGTTGAAAAATATGTTCAAAAATTCACGGCCAATAAGCATGATTTGTTTCTTATTCCTAACGGCACCGTTCATGCTTCAGGCAAAAACAATTTAGTGCTGGAAATTAGCAGCACCCCTTACATCTTTACTTTTAAAATGTATGATTGGCTTCGATTAGACCTCAACGGCCAACCTCGTCCAATAAATATTGAGCACGCCTTCAATAACCTGTATTTTGATCGTAAGGGAGATTATGTGCCTTCAAATCTTATTTCTCATCCTACAGTAGTAAAAGAGTGGAGCGATGGAAGATTGGTTAAACTTCCAACACATCCTGAGCATTTCTACACAGTTGACAGATATGAGTTTACTAATGATGTAACCATAGCTACTGATGAGCAATGCCATTGTTGTATGCTGGTTGAAGGAACTGAAATAGAAGTTATTGTAGATGGTAAAACATCTGTCTTTAACTATGCCGAAACGTTTGTTATTCCAGCATTGGTAAAAGAATATACGGTTCGATACAGAAATAATGACAAAGCTTATTTAGTGATAGCTTATGTAAAAAACGAATGTTGTATAAGTAATTAA
- a CDS encoding sugar porter family MFS transporter produces MQKDSTLNTRFLTLITLAATLGGFLFGFDTAVISGTIAFVKQQYNLDALMEGWFVSSALLGSIVGVAISGKMGDQLGRKKVMLFSAFLFGISAIGCAVAPSAFSLIVFRLIGGLGIGVASVICPMYIAELAPSHARGKLVTYYQLAITIGILTAYFSNAAIESVSGNKVEGTGWLQLVFHQESWRGMFATGIIPALLFLLMILFVPESPRWLAMKKRTNEALQVLTKIFGPAHAETEIEAIVGSLESSENNTNLSAVFEQSLRKPIVIGILLAALSQFSGINAIIYYGPSILEKAGFKLGEALGGQVTIGIVNVLFTFVAIYVIDKKGRKPLLLWGIGGAVISLVMAAVLFALNTTSFLVLIPIILFIACFAFSFGPVTWVVISEIFPTNVRGVAVAISTMSLWVANWIVGQFFPLMLHEVGASVTFLIFALFSAYAFILSWKKIPETKGKTLEEIEHFWKHKTQQDLEPLNTIK; encoded by the coding sequence ATGCAAAAAGACTCAACCTTAAACACACGCTTTTTAACATTAATTACGCTTGCTGCAACCCTAGGCGGATTTTTATTCGGTTTTGATACCGCAGTTATTTCCGGAACTATTGCCTTTGTTAAGCAACAATATAATTTGGATGCTTTAATGGAGGGGTGGTTTGTTAGTTCGGCCCTACTAGGATCAATAGTTGGAGTTGCCATAAGCGGCAAAATGGGCGATCAATTGGGGCGTAAAAAAGTAATGCTTTTTTCAGCGTTTCTTTTTGGTATTTCGGCCATTGGTTGTGCAGTAGCACCAAGTGCCTTTTCACTGATTGTTTTTAGATTAATAGGCGGTTTGGGAATTGGGGTAGCCTCGGTAATCTGTCCTATGTATATTGCAGAATTAGCTCCTTCGCACGCCAGAGGAAAGCTTGTGACTTATTACCAATTAGCAATTACCATTGGTATTTTGACTGCTTATTTTTCAAATGCCGCTATTGAATCCGTATCAGGGAATAAAGTAGAAGGAACTGGTTGGCTGCAACTTGTTTTTCATCAAGAGTCCTGGAGAGGAATGTTCGCAACCGGAATAATTCCGGCATTGCTCTTTCTATTAATGATTTTGTTCGTGCCAGAAAGCCCACGGTGGCTTGCAATGAAGAAGAGAACTAATGAAGCACTGCAGGTATTAACAAAAATTTTTGGTCCAGCTCATGCTGAAACAGAAATAGAGGCGATTGTTGGTTCATTGGAAAGCTCAGAAAATAATACAAACCTTAGTGCTGTCTTTGAGCAAAGTTTAAGGAAACCAATTGTTATAGGTATTCTGTTGGCTGCTTTGTCGCAATTCAGCGGTATTAATGCCATTATTTACTATGGTCCATCTATACTGGAAAAGGCAGGTTTTAAGCTCGGAGAAGCATTAGGCGGGCAAGTAACTATCGGCATTGTGAATGTGCTATTCACCTTTGTTGCAATTTATGTTATTGATAAGAAAGGCAGAAAACCGCTTTTGTTATGGGGTATTGGGGGAGCAGTTATATCTCTGGTTATGGCTGCGGTATTATTTGCATTAAATACCACCAGCTTTTTAGTATTAATTCCCATTATTTTATTCATTGCTTGTTTTGCTTTTTCCTTTGGTCCGGTTACCTGGGTGGTGATAAGTGAAATATTCCCAACAAATGTAAGGGGTGTTGCTGTGGCCATTTCTACTATGAGCCTTTGGGTCGCTAATTGGATTGTCGGACAGTTTTTTCCTTTAATGCTGCATGAAGTAGGAGCATCAGTTACCTTTTTGATTTTTGCTTTATTCAGTGCTTACGCATTTATTCTTTCGTGGAAAAAAATTCCTGAGACTAAAGGCAAAACTTTAGAAGAAATAGAGCATTTCTGGAAGCACAAAACCCAGCAAGACTTAGAACCTTTAAACACAATTAAATAA